CTGCGGATCGGCGCACAGATGGGCGACGAAGCGCAGCACGTCACGGTGGAGGGCGCGGACGAAACGGTCCACGGCGTCCGGGTCGCCGGTGCGGGCGGCCAGCGCCCAGGCGGTCGTCGACTCGTCGTTCGCCGCGTGGACGTGGTCGGTCCTCGCGTGGTCGGTCCTCGCGTGGTCGCAGGAGGGTGCCGCCGTCGTGGGCGCAGGGAGCAGGGCAGGAATGATCACCGGAGGTCCTTCTCGGGTCGTCCGGCGTCCGGACCGCGGGTGCGCGGGCCGAGCGAGGGCGTGACGGCGCGCGACGGCGCACCGCGGTACGGAGCCGGTGGGCGGGAACGGCCGTACGTCGGGGCGCGTGCGGTGCACGGGCGCCGGGGCGTGCGGCCCGGACCCGGGGCGCACAGGGGCGCCCCGGGTGTTTCCGGCTGTCGTCAGGCGACAGCGGTCCCCGCGGGCGGACCCCGGGTGGTGATCGTGTGGACGAGCGGGTCCGGCCGCGGCGCCCGGCCCGAGCGGCGGCGGCACGGCCGGACGCGGGGGCGGTCGGGCGGCGCGGGCAGCGCGCGCAGCAGCCGCAGCGGTGCCGCGAGCCGCGCGGCCATGGCGCGCAGCAGACGGAAGGCGGCGCGCTCGCCGTACGCGAGCCACAGGCCGCACAGCAGTGCGGCCACCAGGTGGGCGGCGAACATGCCGAAGGTGGCGGCGTCCGGGAGGGGCACGAGGGCGTGCGGCGCCGGCCCCGCGCCCATGTCCATCCCCATTCCCATGCCCGTGTGCGCGGACGCCCCGTGCGGGTGAGGGGTGTGCATGGCGTGCGTCGGCAGGGACGCCGTCGTCCCGGACCCCGGCATCTGCGCCAGGGTGAACGCCGTGTGCAGGGCCGTCTGCGCCACGACGACGGCCGTCACGACCGTCCTGAGCCCGCGTTCGCGCCCCGCGAGGCACCACCCGGCGGCCGCGGTCAGTGCCGCGCCGGCGAGGAGCGCCCACCAGGGGACGGAGCGGCCGGACATCAGGACGTGTCCGAGGGCGGCGAGCAGCACACAGACGGCCGCGAACATCGCGGCCCGCACCGTGCGCGCACCCCACCCTGCCGTCATGGCGCCCCATCGTCGCATCCGGGCATCGGTCCTCAGGAGTGGGTACGTCGTGCGCCCCCACCCGGCACTCAAGCCGGGCGGTGTGATCCGGGCCACTGCGCGCGGTTTTCTGCGCCCCTCAGGGGCGCGGGTTCACTCCGCGGTGGTCCCGAACCAGGTCGGCTCGTCGGTGAGCGCCTGCTTGATCCGGAAGCGGTGCCCCTCGCGCAGCGGCGGCAGCGCGTCCAGCTCGAACCAGCCGACCGCGAGCGACTCGTCGTCGTTCACCCGGGGTTCGCCCGCCACGGCCCGGCAGCGGAAGGTGATGTCCATGAACTGGCAGATGTCGCCGTTGGCGTAGGTGACCTCGCGGCTCGCGCCGACCGACACGACCCGCTCGGCGACGCAGCGCACCGCCGTCTCCTCGTACACCTCGCGCACGGCGCACTCCGCGGGCTGCTCCCCGGGGTCCGGGATGCCGCCGATCACCGCCCACTCGCGGTTGTCGGCGCGCTGGCCGAGCAGGACCCGGTTCGCGTCGTCCAGGACGACGGCGCTGACGCCCGGGATCCAGAGCAACTGGTGGCCCGCGGAGGCCCGGAGGGTGCGGATGAAATCAGGAGTGGCCATGCCGCGACCCTAAGGGCTGCGGCTGTCAGCCCTGGTCGGCCGC
The DNA window shown above is from Streptomyces sp. NBC_00670 and carries:
- a CDS encoding NUDIX hydrolase, translated to MATPDFIRTLRASAGHQLLWIPGVSAVVLDDANRVLLGQRADNREWAVIGGIPDPGEQPAECAVREVYEETAVRCVAERVVSVGASREVTYANGDICQFMDITFRCRAVAGEPRVNDDESLAVGWFELDALPPLREGHRFRIKQALTDEPTWFGTTAE